From Halapricum desulfuricans, a single genomic window includes:
- a CDS encoding endonuclease III domain-containing protein — MSDDEPAENISGGDAGGGQATVFETGQPATRAEAVVNRLGELYWQKTYGGRDAFESLVRTILSQNTSDTASQPAHDSLMERYGSGDLVASLAEADQQRLAETISSAGLYNQKSERIVTIAGRIREQYGSEAAFDEFVREGDADEVRDSLLAYNGVGPKTADCVLLFSGGQDGVFPVDTHVHRIARRIGLAPPDADHETVREHLERDVPGEKCGFGHTAMIQFGREYCSARKPACLDDPEACPMADLCDQVGVDTVGEVVDPSEAAD; from the coding sequence ATGTCCGACGACGAGCCAGCCGAAAACATCAGCGGCGGCGACGCGGGCGGCGGACAGGCCACGGTCTTCGAGACCGGGCAACCGGCGACCCGTGCCGAAGCCGTCGTCAATCGACTCGGGGAGTTGTACTGGCAGAAGACCTACGGCGGCCGGGACGCCTTCGAGTCGCTGGTCCGGACGATCCTCAGCCAGAACACCTCCGATACGGCCAGCCAGCCCGCCCACGACAGTCTGATGGAGCGGTACGGGTCTGGAGATCTGGTGGCGAGCCTGGCCGAGGCCGACCAGCAACGCCTCGCCGAGACGATCTCCTCGGCGGGGCTGTACAACCAGAAGTCCGAGCGGATCGTCACGATCGCCGGGCGAATCCGGGAGCAGTACGGGAGCGAAGCGGCCTTCGACGAGTTCGTCCGCGAGGGCGACGCCGACGAGGTTCGCGATTCCCTGCTCGCGTACAACGGCGTCGGCCCCAAGACGGCGGATTGTGTCTTGCTGTTCTCGGGCGGGCAGGACGGCGTCTTTCCCGTCGATACCCACGTCCATCGGATCGCTCGCCGGATCGGACTGGCGCCGCCTGACGCCGACCACGAGACGGTCCGGGAACACCTGGAACGGGACGTGCCCGGCGAGAAATGTGGCTTCGGGCATACGGCGATGATCCAGTTTGGCCGGGAGTACTGCAGCGCACGCAAACCGGCGTGTCTGGACGACCCCGAGGCCTGCCCGATGGCCGATCTCTGCGATCAGGTCGGGGTCGACACGGTGGGCGAGGTCGTCGACCCGAGCGAAGCGGCAGACTGA
- a CDS encoding lysylphosphatidylglycerol synthase transmembrane domain-containing protein, translating to MRVDRRSILVGFAGAGAVLALLLWVIGIDGVVSHLSEARLPVVAVLFGLVPVWLTAWGLCLHTVLRALGTPMSRVRSVVVFVAATFANQVTPFGQAGGEPISALLISEAAGTEYENGLAAIASVDTLHFFPSIGLAVVGFGLFALRGFEFGRSVLVAGAAVAVLVAGVASALALGWRFRDWIESMAISLLTPVARRAGRILPRVSPPSRDGISERVDGFFVSIERVGRNRRLLVLATTFSLAGWFTLAVCLWVALAAIGFVVPFPAMLVVLPVASIAGVFPVPGGLGGVEAAFVVMIVSTTSVATTAATAAVVIYRGATYWLPMLVGGGIAAVLVDGRRRAPSSGQ from the coding sequence ATGCGCGTAGACAGACGGTCGATTCTCGTCGGGTTCGCTGGTGCCGGTGCCGTCCTCGCGTTGTTGCTGTGGGTGATCGGTATCGACGGAGTCGTTTCCCATCTGAGCGAAGCGCGGCTCCCGGTCGTCGCGGTCCTATTCGGCCTCGTTCCGGTCTGGCTCACCGCCTGGGGGCTCTGTCTCCACACCGTCCTGCGTGCCCTCGGAACGCCAATGTCCCGAGTGCGTTCGGTCGTCGTGTTCGTCGCCGCGACCTTCGCCAACCAGGTCACGCCGTTCGGACAGGCGGGCGGCGAGCCGATCAGCGCGCTGTTGATCTCCGAGGCTGCCGGCACCGAGTATGAGAACGGGCTGGCGGCCATCGCGAGCGTCGATACGCTGCACTTTTTCCCGTCAATCGGTCTGGCAGTCGTCGGGTTCGGCCTGTTCGCGCTGCGCGGGTTCGAGTTCGGTCGGAGCGTGCTCGTGGCCGGCGCCGCCGTCGCGGTACTCGTCGCCGGGGTCGCCAGCGCGCTGGCGCTCGGCTGGCGGTTCCGAGACTGGATCGAATCGATGGCCATTTCGCTTCTCACACCGGTCGCCCGGCGGGCGGGCCGTATACTGCCCCGAGTCAGCCCGCCGAGTCGGGACGGAATCAGCGAGCGCGTGGACGGCTTTTTCGTCTCGATCGAACGCGTCGGCCGCAACCGGCGGCTGCTGGTGCTGGCCACGACGTTCTCGTTGGCGGGCTGGTTCACGCTGGCAGTCTGTCTCTGGGTTGCGCTCGCCGCGATCGGGTTCGTCGTCCCCTTCCCGGCGATGCTGGTCGTACTGCCCGTGGCGAGCATCGCGGGCGTCTTTCCGGTCCCGGGTGGTCTCGGCGGCGTCGAGGCGGCGTTCGTCGTCATGATCGTCTCCACCACCAGCGTCGCGACGACCGCCGCGACGGCGGCCGTCGTCATCTATCGGGGGGCGACCTACTGGCTTCCGATGCTGGTCGGTGGCGGTATCGCTGCCGTGCTCGTCGACGGTCGTCGTCGTGCTCCGAGCAGCGGACAGTGA
- a CDS encoding glycosyltransferase has translation MPSLSRVVRGSVGIALVGLVVFPVLVSDVARFDTSVSPPTLLETHVLLGAALAVFAGSLLLYLVSLLGEDPNAVVYSGRSVEALVPVYDEPDVLHRSVERLLASSYENLTVTVVCEPGDRPSIERAAELTADHDCARYIVNGRPGSKAGALNYAIERSDADVVALFDADQEPHPDLIAHGMAALKDHEVARVRSLPRSDGLLESIVYYEYLLLFFLPQKLVRTLLGLGFVGTRSVLIERSVFETVGLFDEDALTEDMDFTHRCHQASLSIRELSYYPCFEESAHTLRDWWGQRVRWMTGHVSVCHGHLRRWRNALDTEFAGSMLTLVGTFTAGVGLTMTIPMLVVAAAANPALITAEVGGMYAVMLATRVVDNRVADLDGLDLGWLLMPIVLTAFGFVIVRAVVGYAVGEGVRWYQVDKHS, from the coding sequence ATGCCCTCCCTGAGTCGAGTCGTTCGTGGGTCCGTCGGCATCGCCCTCGTCGGGCTCGTCGTCTTCCCGGTGTTGGTGAGCGACGTCGCACGATTCGACACGTCCGTCTCGCCCCCTACTCTGCTTGAAACGCATGTGTTGCTCGGGGCTGCGCTCGCCGTCTTCGCAGGCTCGCTGCTGTTGTATCTGGTCTCGCTGCTCGGCGAGGATCCAAATGCGGTTGTCTACTCCGGTCGATCCGTCGAAGCGCTGGTACCCGTCTACGACGAACCCGACGTCCTGCATCGGTCCGTCGAGCGGCTGCTGGCCTCGTCGTACGAGAATCTGACCGTCACGGTGGTCTGTGAACCCGGCGACCGCCCCTCGATCGAACGGGCTGCCGAACTGACAGCGGATCACGACTGTGCCCGATACATCGTCAACGGGCGTCCCGGATCGAAAGCAGGAGCACTCAACTACGCTATCGAACGCAGCGATGCCGATGTCGTCGCGCTGTTCGACGCCGATCAGGAACCCCATCCGGATCTCATCGCTCACGGAATGGCCGCACTCAAAGATCACGAGGTCGCTCGCGTCCGCAGTCTTCCGCGATCGGACGGTCTCTTGGAATCGATCGTCTACTACGAGTATCTGTTGCTCTTTTTCCTGCCGCAGAAACTGGTTCGGACTCTGCTTGGGCTGGGGTTCGTCGGCACCCGGAGCGTGTTGATCGAGCGATCGGTGTTCGAGACGGTCGGTCTGTTCGACGAAGACGCGCTGACCGAGGATATGGACTTCACCCATCGGTGTCATCAGGCGAGTCTCTCGATCCGTGAGCTGTCCTATTACCCCTGTTTCGAGGAGTCAGCACACACGCTTCGGGACTGGTGGGGCCAGCGCGTCCGCTGGATGACTGGGCACGTCTCCGTCTGTCACGGCCACCTCCGGAGGTGGCGAAACGCGCTCGATACCGAGTTCGCAGGTTCGATGCTGACGCTGGTTGGCACGTTCACAGCCGGAGTCGGCCTGACAATGACGATCCCGATGCTCGTCGTGGCGGCCGCCGCCAACCCCGCTCTCATCACCGCGGAGGTGGGCGGGATGTACGCTGTTATGCTCGCGACCCGGGTGGTCGACAACCGCGTCGCGGACCTTGACGGGCTCGATCTCGGATGGCTACTTATGCCCATCGTACTGACGGCGTTCGGATTCGTTATCGTCCGGGCCGTCGTCGGCTACGCCGTCGGCGAAGGCGTGAGATGGTATCAGGTCGACAAGCACAGCTGA
- a CDS encoding DMT family transporter, with the protein MRYRNVLLFVALAVFWGSAFVAIKAGLADIPPVLFAAIRYDVAGVLVLGYAAVAVDRWYPTGRRELAAVAVGSVFLIAGYHALLFVGEQGTTSAAAAVVVSLSPVLTTGFARLLLPEQRLTTVGIAGLLLGLAGVIVLVRPDPANLFTRDTVSVGLIFGAALSFAFGSVLTRWLDAGLPIETLEAWSMVGGALLMHLLALALPGESIAAIDWTPRAVVALGYLSIVASAVGFLVYFDLLEKLGPVEINLVSYLAPVVAAVVGFAFLGEVIDAATGVGFLLIFGGFALLKRRELAREVERWRRATPLSR; encoded by the coding sequence GTGCGCTACCGGAACGTCCTTTTGTTCGTCGCGCTGGCCGTCTTCTGGGGCAGCGCCTTCGTCGCGATCAAGGCCGGGCTGGCTGACATCCCGCCCGTGCTGTTCGCTGCGATCCGATACGACGTCGCGGGCGTGCTCGTCCTCGGCTACGCGGCCGTGGCTGTCGACCGATGGTATCCGACGGGGCGTCGCGAGCTGGCCGCCGTCGCGGTCGGATCGGTCTTTCTGATCGCGGGCTATCATGCCCTGTTGTTCGTCGGCGAACAGGGCACGACCAGTGCCGCGGCCGCCGTCGTGGTGAGCCTCTCGCCCGTCCTCACGACCGGATTCGCTCGCTTGCTGCTGCCCGAACAACGGCTGACGACGGTCGGCATCGCGGGACTCCTGCTCGGGCTGGCTGGTGTGATCGTACTCGTCCGCCCCGATCCGGCGAACCTGTTCACCCGTGATACGGTTTCCGTGGGGCTGATCTTCGGCGCCGCGCTGTCGTTCGCGTTCGGGAGTGTCCTCACTCGCTGGCTCGACGCCGGACTCCCCATCGAGACCCTCGAGGCGTGGTCGATGGTCGGCGGGGCCCTCCTGATGCACCTGCTTGCGCTGGCGCTGCCCGGCGAGTCCATCGCGGCGATCGACTGGACGCCGCGGGCAGTCGTCGCCCTGGGCTATCTCTCGATCGTCGCCAGCGCTGTCGGCTTTCTCGTCTATTTCGATCTGCTCGAAAAGCTCGGCCCCGTCGAGATCAACCTCGTCTCCTACCTTGCCCCCGTCGTGGCGGCGGTCGTCGGATTCGCGTTTCTCGGGGAAGTCATCGACGCCGCGACCGGCGTCGGCTTCCTGCTGATATTCGGCGGCTTCGCCCTCCTGAAACGACGGGAACTGGCACGCGAGGTCGAACGCTGGCGTCGGGCGACCCCGTTGTCGAGGTAG
- a CDS encoding CBS domain-containing protein — protein MVTAREIMTSPVETVTPDDDVSDVLTRLAKADFSGFPVVEDGAVVGIVTETDLVDLFQPSNRRLWIPVGFPPFVETLTYSVDLSWSDLDVGVDLVKNAGKPIRDVMITDVVTVSPEDSVESVIDHLADPDRDINRLPVVEDDQLVGIISREDVLRTLSERGVSV, from the coding sequence ATGGTCACTGCCCGCGAGATCATGACCAGTCCGGTCGAAACGGTCACGCCCGACGACGACGTGAGCGACGTACTGACTCGCCTCGCGAAAGCGGACTTCAGCGGCTTTCCGGTCGTCGAAGACGGGGCGGTCGTCGGTATCGTCACGGAAACGGATCTGGTCGATCTCTTCCAGCCGTCGAACCGACGGCTGTGGATCCCGGTCGGTTTCCCGCCGTTCGTCGAGACGCTGACCTACAGCGTTGATCTCTCCTGGAGCGACCTCGACGTCGGCGTCGACCTCGTCAAAAACGCCGGCAAACCGATCCGCGACGTGATGATAACCGATGTCGTGACTGTCTCGCCGGAGGACAGCGTCGAATCTGTCATCGATCACCTGGCCGATCCCGACCGGGACATCAACCGACTGCCGGTCGTCGAGGACGACCAGCTTGTCGGGATCATCTCCCGCGAGGACGTGCTCCGAACGCTCAGCGAACGGGGTGTCTCGGTCTAG
- a CDS encoding reverse transcriptase-like protein, giving the protein MAAYGRPSLRDLFDESPTPHIAHPPRTHHRDFYVATDGSLRDDGGGLGVVIETRDGERVDRLSLDHTVSDNNVAEYRALHLGLDVLADRTPSDARVGVLVDHDQLASNVNAAVLDACRSTAPSPHQLVIPPATTHHWRGIRARINGFDEIRAARIASADNPAHPLANAPGEYGHVNDGPDRCIRPDPISSSDRPIPPPSRSDRGASD; this is encoded by the coding sequence ATGGCCGCATACGGCCGGCCGTCACTTCGAGATCTGTTCGACGAGTCGCCGACGCCGCACATCGCGCATCCGCCCCGGACCCATCACCGTGATTTCTACGTCGCCACCGACGGGTCCCTTCGGGACGACGGGGGCGGACTCGGCGTCGTCATCGAGACGCGCGACGGCGAGCGCGTCGACCGACTCTCGCTTGACCACACTGTCTCTGACAACAACGTCGCGGAATATCGGGCGTTGCACCTCGGACTGGACGTGCTCGCCGATCGCACGCCGTCCGACGCTCGCGTTGGTGTGCTCGTCGATCACGACCAGCTGGCCAGCAACGTCAACGCCGCGGTGCTGGACGCCTGTCGATCGACAGCCCCGTCACCCCATCAGCTCGTGATCCCGCCGGCGACGACTCACCACTGGCGTGGCATCCGTGCTCGGATCAACGGGTTCGACGAGATCCGCGCGGCACGGATCGCGAGCGCTGACAACCCCGCCCACCCGCTCGCAAACGCACCCGGGGAATACGGACACGTCAACGACGGCCCAGACCGATGCATCCGACCTGACCCGATCTCCTCGTCCGATCGGCCGATCCCGCCGCCGTCGCGTTCGGATCGCGGTGCGAGCGACTGA
- a CDS encoding SPFH domain-containing protein, with protein sequence MFALVPLQLLGGGLALVGLIILAVAVAVVWQMVVITDATEKKALTVLGEYRKLLEPGIAFVPPFVSNTHTFDMRTQTLDVPRQEAITRDNSPVTADAVVYIKVMDAKKAYLQVDDYKRAVSNLAQTTLRAVLGDMELDDTLNKRQEINAKIRKELDEPTDEWGIRVESVEVREVNPSKDVQQAMEQQTSAERRRRAMILEAQGERRSAVEQAQGEKQSNIIRAQGEKQSQILEAQGDAISTVLRAKSAESMGERAVIERGMETLEEIGKGESTKFVLPQELTSLVGRYGKHLTGSDTKTDGHELEGMEFDKATREMLGLDDIEEILGQIDQEAEVDVEEMEEQAQAVKQGADDTEIKDPDEVIDEMDAEMPGSEEFNETGDGSDSDSTGN encoded by the coding sequence ATGTTTGCACTGGTCCCGCTACAGTTGTTGGGGGGCGGTCTGGCACTTGTCGGCCTCATCATTTTGGCCGTCGCTGTCGCCGTCGTCTGGCAGATGGTCGTCATCACGGATGCTACTGAGAAGAAAGCGCTGACCGTCTTGGGGGAGTACCGGAAGCTCCTGGAGCCGGGCATCGCGTTCGTCCCGCCGTTCGTCTCGAATACACACACGTTCGATATGCGGACCCAGACCCTGGACGTGCCGCGCCAGGAGGCGATCACCCGCGACAACTCGCCGGTGACCGCCGACGCGGTCGTCTACATCAAGGTCATGGACGCGAAGAAAGCGTACCTGCAGGTCGACGACTACAAGCGTGCAGTCTCGAATCTCGCCCAGACGACGTTGCGGGCGGTGCTGGGCGACATGGAACTGGACGATACGCTCAACAAACGACAGGAGATCAACGCGAAGATCCGCAAAGAGCTGGACGAACCCACCGACGAGTGGGGGATCCGCGTCGAGAGCGTCGAGGTTCGGGAAGTCAACCCGAGCAAGGACGTCCAGCAGGCCATGGAACAGCAGACCTCCGCGGAACGTCGCCGCCGTGCGATGATTCTCGAAGCCCAGGGTGAACGGCGCTCCGCCGTCGAGCAGGCCCAGGGTGAAAAGCAGTCCAACATCATCCGCGCGCAGGGTGAAAAGCAGAGTCAGATCCTCGAAGCCCAGGGTGACGCTATCTCGACGGTGCTGCGGGCGAAATCCGCCGAATCGATGGGTGAACGTGCCGTCATCGAGCGCGGGATGGAGACTCTGGAGGAGATCGGCAAGGGCGAGTCGACGAAGTTCGTCCTGCCCCAGGAACTCACCTCGCTTGTCGGCCGCTACGGCAAACATCTCACGGGTAGCGACACCAAAACAGACGGTCACGAACTCGAAGGAATGGAGTTCGACAAGGCGACCCGCGAGATGCTCGGGCTGGACGACATCGAGGAGATCCTCGGACAGATCGACCAGGAGGCCGAGGTCGACGTCGAGGAGATGGAAGAACAGGCCCAGGCGGTCAAACAGGGCGCCGACGACACCGAGATCAAAGATCCCGACGAAGTCATCGACGAGATGGACGCCGAGATGCCCGGCTCGGAGGAGTTCAACGAGACGGGCGACGGATCCGATAGCGATTCGACCGGGAACTGA
- a CDS encoding NfeD family protein, whose protein sequence is MVEWLGFGLSTLLLLAGAGLVIAEAFVPGAHFIVLGIALLGAGLVGLALPGSLGAIATMFVLAVTVMLIGGAALYGYREFDIYGGKGTARTSDSDSLQGKTGRVTARVTETSGEVKLDEGGFNPNYQARALSGEIEEGTEIIVVDPGGGNVLTVENFEDLEEDEIDRELARERDDGDREPDPEVA, encoded by the coding sequence ATGGTTGAGTGGCTCGGTTTCGGCCTGTCGACGCTCCTGTTACTGGCTGGTGCCGGACTCGTCATCGCCGAGGCGTTCGTCCCCGGGGCGCATTTCATCGTTCTCGGGATCGCGCTGCTCGGCGCCGGGCTGGTCGGCCTGGCGTTGCCCGGCTCGCTCGGTGCGATCGCGACGATGTTCGTGCTGGCTGTGACGGTTATGCTCATCGGTGGAGCAGCTCTCTACGGCTATCGGGAGTTCGATATCTACGGGGGGAAAGGGACGGCACGGACGAGCGACTCGGACTCGCTGCAGGGGAAGACCGGTCGCGTCACCGCACGCGTCACCGAGACCAGCGGCGAGGTCAAGCTCGACGAGGGTGGGTTCAACCCCAACTATCAGGCTCGCGCGCTCAGCGGTGAGATCGAAGAGGGGACCGAAATCATCGTTGTCGATCCCGGCGGCGGCAACGTCCTGACCGTCGAGAACTTCGAGGATCTGGAGGAAGACGAGATCGACCGCGAACTCGCCCGGGAACGTGACGACGGCGACCGCGAACCGGACCCCGAAGTAGCGTAA
- a CDS encoding DUF7312 domain-containing protein has translation MADDESDWEFGADDMDESEGNGGDVVDDGDTSGEWRFSLSDLDDDQSAVEGNVFGSPTSDSEVIETGSPAFENVLFLIVGVLLALAFFLQFYLAGAGP, from the coding sequence ATGGCTGACGACGAGTCTGATTGGGAGTTCGGTGCCGACGATATGGACGAGAGCGAGGGCAACGGCGGCGATGTTGTGGACGACGGCGACACCTCCGGCGAGTGGCGGTTTTCTCTCTCTGACCTGGACGACGATCAGAGCGCGGTCGAGGGCAACGTCTTCGGCTCCCCGACCAGCGACAGCGAGGTCATCGAGACCGGGTCGCCGGCGTTCGAGAACGTCCTGTTTTTGATCGTCGGCGTCCTGCTGGCGCTCGCGTTTTTCCTGCAGTTCTACCTGGCCGGTGCGGGACCGTAG